One window from the genome of Candidatus Woesearchaeota archaeon encodes:
- a CDS encoding lytic transglycosylase domain-containing protein, with protein sequence MSKGKKDYKSHLHFIVNDSGVSSYLQDASGNKAVLESGNVNPLCYMDEEMGFTVSKRSGCNTQGGKNKYCGLYKSPLELVVDIEQKYGEIVRRYVDPAKMDPGIIYALIAQESRGEPNADSGTGAAGLMQFTKDTGFRYGLCDDKKCTGRDDRTNPEKSIAAGVTYYGRLQEEFKDYAEGDIFAIAAYNAGSELIKRAIEKTEWSDPTWDQVAVMITQDLVGDVYGTKHGMGNISVREKKALEIKDHVSNVRGYYSFYIPIRDSRDRRQIADDRETDTVGIKGQ encoded by the coding sequence ATGTCTAAAGGAAAAAAAGATTATAAATCGCACCTTCATTTTATTGTTAATGATAGTGGAGTTTCTTCATATCTTCAAGATGCTTCTGGAAACAAAGCAGTATTAGAATCAGGAAATGTCAATCCACTGTGTTACATGGATGAAGAAATGGGGTTCACTGTTTCAAAAAGATCCGGTTGTAACACGCAGGGTGGGAAAAACAAATATTGTGGTTTGTATAAAAGCCCACTAGAACTTGTCGTGGATATTGAACAAAAATATGGAGAAATAGTGAGAAGGTATGTTGATCCCGCAAAAATGGATCCCGGGATTATTTATGCACTCATTGCGCAAGAATCAAGAGGGGAACCTAATGCTGATTCAGGAACAGGAGCAGCAGGATTAATGCAGTTTACCAAAGACACTGGATTCAGATATGGTCTTTGTGACGATAAAAAGTGTACAGGAAGAGATGACCGAACTAATCCTGAGAAAAGTATTGCTGCAGGAGTGACGTATTATGGAAGACTTCAAGAGGAGTTCAAGGATTATGCAGAAGGTGATATTTTTGCCATCGCCGCGTACAACGCAGGAAGTGAACTTATCAAGAGAGCAATTGAAAAAACAGAATGGTCTGACCCAACATGGGATCAAGTTGCGGTTATGATTACGCAAGATCTTGTTGGAGATGTGTATGGAACAAAGCATGGAATGGGAAACATAAGTGTCAGAGAAAAGAAAGCATTAGAAATAAAAGACCACGTTAGTAATGTCAGAGGATATTATTCATTTTATATTCCAATAAGAGATAGTAGGGATAGGAGACAAATAGCTGATGACAGAGAGACGGATACAGTAGGAATAAAAGGTCAATAA
- a CDS encoding PLDc N-terminal domain-containing protein — MSAEIFMGTMMVTVMLLFFVLAIGLFVFWVWTIVDVAKRDFTNSNERLIWLLLIILLAPIPSLVYYIVVMRPNNKGVMREGKTEKKKGKK, encoded by the coding sequence ATGAGCGCGGAAATCTTTATGGGAACAATGATGGTCACTGTCATGCTTCTCTTTTTTGTTTTGGCTATCGGTCTTTTTGTGTTCTGGGTATGGACAATTGTTGATGTCGCGAAACGAGATTTCACGAACAGTAATGAACGATTGATTTGGTTGCTTCTTATTATTTTGCTTGCCCCTATTCCATCTTTGGTTTATTATATTGTCGTCATGCGGCCGAATAATAAAGGCGTTATGAGAGAAGGAAAAACAGAAAAGAAGAAAGGGAAGAAGTAG
- a CDS encoding bifunctional N(6)-L-threonylcarbamoyladenine synthase/serine/threonine protein kinase → MIILGIESTAHTFGIGIIKSVGKKHIILANVKDIYTTEKDGIIPAKVADHHVDVCDIVFKKALETAKIKKTDIDIIAFSQSPGLGHTLRIGAMFARSLAVTLSKPLVGVNHCIAHLEIGRLQTKAKDPILLYVSGANTQVIAYEAGKYRIFGETLDIGVGNFLDTFARALGLGFPGGPKIEQLALKGKKYVELPYVVKGMDVSFGGILTNLQTKLRNKEHTKEDLCYSGQETVFSMLVEVTERALAHTRKKEVLLGGGVACNKRLQEMVKIMCKERGAKSYCPENQFLVDNGAMIAWLGKLQFDAGMVLSVEKAIIEPYVRTDEIVVKWR, encoded by the coding sequence ATGATCATCCTCGGCATAGAATCAACTGCGCACACCTTCGGCATAGGCATCATTAAATCCGTTGGGAAAAAACACATTATTCTCGCAAACGTCAAAGATATTTACACCACAGAAAAAGACGGCATCATTCCCGCGAAAGTCGCTGACCATCATGTAGATGTCTGCGATATTGTTTTCAAGAAAGCGTTGGAAACTGCGAAGATAAAAAAAACAGACATAGACATTATCGCGTTCTCGCAAAGTCCTGGACTTGGTCACACGTTAAGAATCGGCGCGATGTTCGCACGATCGCTTGCGGTCACGCTAAGCAAACCATTAGTAGGAGTCAATCATTGTATCGCGCATCTAGAAATTGGACGATTGCAAACAAAAGCGAAAGATCCCATCCTCCTTTATGTATCCGGCGCGAACACGCAAGTGATTGCCTATGAAGCGGGAAAATATAGAATATTTGGAGAAACGCTGGACATCGGCGTGGGCAATTTTCTCGACACGTTCGCGCGAGCGTTGGGATTAGGGTTTCCAGGCGGTCCGAAGATAGAACAGCTCGCGTTGAAGGGAAAAAAGTACGTAGAGCTTCCCTATGTCGTCAAAGGAATGGATGTCAGCTTTGGCGGAATTCTCACAAATCTCCAAACAAAATTACGAAATAAAGAACACACAAAAGAAGATCTTTGTTATAGCGGCCAAGAAACAGTGTTCAGCATGCTCGTTGAAGTGACAGAACGCGCGCTCGCGCATACAAGAAAAAAAGAAGTGCTCTTAGGAGGCGGTGTCGCGTGCAACAAACGATTGCAGGAAATGGTGAAGATCATGTGCAAAGAACGCGGCGCGAAATCCTATTGTCCAGAAAATCAATTTCTTGTGGATAATGGCGCGATGATCGCGTGGCTCGGCAAATTACAGTTTGACGCGGGAATGGTTCTTAGTGTAGAGAAAGCAATCATCGAACCGTATGTGCGGACAGACGAGATTGTCGTGAAGTGGCGGTGA
- a CDS encoding sigma-70 family RNA polymerase sigma factor produces MSRARGFIPSTKLINTYLEEIGKYRLLTRKDEQRIGKELTGEACLEKMIAAKTYVFARDYGAQVAVLAEKSPFAKQWRAYEARFPAAQSGNGTLEEEVAALRKMYRDSPMHYQRFLAVTAGYLRAIQPERKKKAGEKAEKAQWNTPISYPRWGSVWKAQEEAIASPNEKSRKKKKKTKCVLYFSPEMREVAATGKELENALYHAYKQLIANENNAGEQLVLANLRLVVTIAKLYTGRGLDFEDLVQYGNIGLMKSVEKFDHKRGFKFSTYAMWWIRQSITRGLESDGKTIRIPVHKMSDIYKLPNVHKQCWEALGREPTEREYVAYIAQELNIDEEKARMLLSQRHLITITSLDGVISDTSETRVGDVYQVPDAGSSLINHATQKAADAAEDAAELRDLIDRVLAERLNPREEKIIRMRCGIGEPKAYSLEEIHSFFDLTRERIRQIEEKALKKLRESGRWGYILAPFNE; encoded by the coding sequence GTGAGTAGAGCGCGGGGATTTATTCCATCTACAAAACTTATAAACACGTATTTGGAAGAGATAGGAAAATATCGATTGCTCACAAGAAAAGATGAACAAAGGATAGGAAAAGAACTCACCGGTGAAGCCTGTCTGGAAAAAATGATTGCGGCAAAAACATATGTCTTTGCGCGGGATTATGGAGCGCAGGTCGCTGTTCTCGCGGAAAAAAGCCCTTTCGCAAAACAATGGAGAGCGTATGAAGCGCGTTTTCCAGCGGCGCAGTCAGGAAATGGTACGCTCGAAGAAGAAGTCGCAGCGTTGCGGAAAATGTATAGAGATTCACCAATGCATTATCAGCGATTTCTTGCTGTTACAGCAGGATATCTTAGAGCGATCCAGCCAGAGAGAAAGAAAAAAGCAGGAGAAAAGGCCGAGAAGGCGCAGTGGAATACGCCTATTTCATATCCGAGATGGGGTTCTGTCTGGAAAGCACAGGAAGAAGCGATAGCAAGCCCAAATGAAAAGAGCAGAAAAAAGAAAAAAAAGACAAAATGTGTTCTCTATTTTTCGCCGGAAATGAGAGAAGTCGCTGCGACAGGCAAAGAACTGGAAAACGCGCTTTATCACGCGTACAAACAGCTTATCGCGAACGAAAATAATGCAGGAGAACAATTAGTCCTGGCAAACCTTCGGCTTGTGGTCACAATCGCGAAGCTTTACACGGGAAGAGGTTTGGATTTCGAAGATCTCGTTCAGTATGGAAACATTGGGCTTATGAAATCAGTAGAAAAATTTGATCATAAGCGTGGCTTCAAATTCTCCACGTATGCAATGTGGTGGATACGGCAATCCATTACTCGCGGTTTAGAAAGTGATGGAAAAACAATACGTATTCCTGTGCATAAGATGTCAGACATATATAAACTTCCTAACGTTCATAAGCAGTGTTGGGAAGCGTTGGGAAGAGAACCTACTGAAAGAGAATATGTTGCGTATATTGCGCAAGAACTCAATATCGACGAGGAAAAAGCGCGTATGCTTTTGTCTCAGAGGCATCTTATAACCATTACGTCGCTGGATGGGGTTATTTCTGATACCTCTGAAACACGAGTTGGAGATGTATACCAAGTGCCGGACGCGGGAAGTTCATTAATAAATCATGCGACGCAAAAAGCCGCGGATGCTGCTGAAGATGCCGCAGAGCTTCGCGATCTTATAGACCGCGTCCTTGCAGAACGATTAAATCCACGCGAAGAAAAAATAATTCGAATGAGATGCGGGATTGGAGAACCGAAGGCGTATTCCCTTGAAGAAATTCATTCTTTTTTCGACCTTACCAGAGAAAGAATACGGCAGATAGAGGAAAAAGCGCTGAAAAAGTTGCGTGAATCCGGAAGATGGGGCTATATTCTTGCTCCATTTAATGAATGA